In Cupriavidus basilensis, one genomic interval encodes:
- a CDS encoding HAD domain-containing protein, with the protein MMARRKYLFLDFDGVLHPVSALQSFAMRMPRRAAIQQGRLFRWTQILEELLHGSDVHIIVHSAWRRLVGEPELLEYLGLLAARYCGVTNFELTRWNGIRHAVAQLSLNEGEWCVLDDHASQFPDPLPSEVVLCDPELGIWDASVRNRIRAWAIGEPHQG; encoded by the coding sequence ATGATGGCGCGCCGCAAGTACTTGTTTCTCGATTTCGATGGCGTGCTACACCCGGTTTCTGCATTGCAGAGTTTTGCTATGCGCATGCCTCGACGCGCCGCGATTCAGCAGGGAAGACTGTTCCGTTGGACCCAGATACTCGAAGAGCTGCTGCACGGCTCAGATGTCCACATTATCGTGCACAGCGCATGGCGTCGACTCGTCGGCGAGCCAGAGCTACTCGAATACCTTGGGCTGCTAGCCGCTCGCTACTGTGGCGTTACAAATTTCGAACTGACGCGGTGGAATGGAATAAGGCATGCGGTAGCGCAATTGAGCCTTAACGAAGGCGAGTGGTGCGTGCTGGACGACCACGCTTCGCAGTTCCCTGACCCACTCCCCTCCGAAGTCGTCTTATGTGACCCCGAACTCGGTATTTGGGACGCCTCGGTTC